A genomic window from Lotus japonicus ecotype B-129 chromosome 1, LjGifu_v1.2 includes:
- the LOC130730957 gene encoding hydrophobic protein RCI2A-like: protein MASEGTLNFIDILLAILLPPLGVFLKFGCHVEFWICLVLTLFGYIPGIIYAVYAITK from the exons ATGGCTAGCGAAGGCACACTCAACTTCATTGACATCCTCCTCGCCATCCTCCTCCCTCCTCTCGGGGTCTTCCTCAAGTTTGGCTGCCAT GTTGAGTTCTGGATCTGTTTGGTTCTCACCCTTTTTGGCTATATTCCTGGAATCATCTATGCTGTCTATGCCATCACCAAGTGA